A genome region from Halichondria panicea chromosome 15, odHalPani1.1, whole genome shotgun sequence includes the following:
- the LOC135348756 gene encoding uncharacterized protein LOC135348756 has protein sequence MSSWQPDSRSTRHSLIDEQFSPLRNSYQLSKRYQPSKVLQDELEQCKEQLGQWEVRAVAAETEVTSLGFQKVAMELDIAKYKEQVENLTQELNSEKAKSHKSGVTVLKKIAHIKGVLTKQMDELNKSEREARLSLENVQQSVGLFKSGALSKEAFFSQVETIFDLINNRKSRPKNGKLLKTAPSFDETLNARLSSFHHIAQAESITEEALLSHDDHVSGSLSPPPIPPKTPITDDARQLQHKKPVPPPRRFLSRSRQVSSPGTLGAQPEIESHDLLLSRQASSPDTFGVQPEIESHDLLRSRQVSSPDTFGARPRSETPDLSEQEMVSRLARRRVSSRVNSLYSLAPPPGSPQDVPGGFVFRANIDWSLSSDSEEFDYENVIPPLNPNRRLSTDITDARKLDSPPSRFAKQNSKPTLAQSNSDYVSVSQEPLSPSKIREDDKLIKKSSPIMTKRPIWFKRDSVTSTRTTPDLKRVPKNNKLKRRSRSLDASMQRKVSCPVDHFRDQAVTLSDSEDTTGGSESYPKPFHHIRMRKRFISSRPTTSSSSLGCIDMFTTSADWHCYDDDSESEDVYYINPNEVASRFTPKQNTLDSVRMADSTYLMLSEYELDNIVRNSPQRKVNVSAHSPSPLPIPIPSSDNHISEFRDKNHLQTDSRGMSDATSESGNDDSEENENGNIYENLDNDRGSPIFDNHNHTPIAFSSKMSTDDIYAQIDEIRDSVNSIPAYLSISKPSSTENVAAVVAERQRFDTSDMAKDDGYARVGVGRNDQAPLLPPRPPNFTRLRPRNHARTVPGIGSLPRYTTLGGSEKEVQLVPIGQSSLWQSSESLDTVPPSPPGPTPRPDSASRNPQPKTFPRKSMQHFPATPNLHSSEERPLSELPSYNSSSSSPPLSVMAASLRKVSVAPKKHSTLPSATVQKATPPTATPVPLEKSGYLTLHDGKQKSKKKTSKWFVLQGTELKYYASKDRKEKEARRKTSNNNTINLDKCCKLSTSDSRTGFQLDICGKAYRFSAADEVECEEWLRVITAAMQGVRPCSNSPDEEAQKRSLSGWARMNGNSQKVWCFLEGCLLVVTPEPGAEPIRRLDIEHCSVKSKRDSIMLDTSVSSLSQSMSLVLNIRHEETQEVTLLQPIKPGKIEEWCYILNSLRCDDVGPQLTRTEQFLSEIMKENPISHLDHPKWGNPIFKVAANPMHDSLISMPTTKLKEHARSLFRDLQHFMNKTIDLTNLEFHMSLAQKIIGHCLSHSHLQNEVYCQLLRQMAGHTTPTATPVLQGWLLLFMLIPMYLPSRKLISWYLTIFLEQSVSSKSPVICELARNCQNRAKQCSTSCFRQCTPTYFELKTLFEEFSISPFEPPTGSMETDVTLSDGSVHSVVFSTMTTVSELVSELTERLGLPDSLDTGFALMCDWPGVSDGLLCCPFAESKVCDVVSMWTLSIEELNRNSYMAISEQRSITFLYKRRLAFQDRQGDESGFECILLAHQISNNVLTGVHPVPPKDAVQLSAIMAQLEYGNCKSVATGELETVAREAVERFSPWSHTFMALEHEWLRLQTELTEKWRGLAGKSREECARLYLSIAQAWSLCGAIVFKAEQHNGQSTPHQHLFLAIHEGGVSLLKHKTMDVLKSYSYNEISTFGGYGEEDFMLVVTPRDDPDNVTSVTTRGEKLLLSMDKIQICEATFLMASYIESLKGSTEHL, from the exons ATGAGCTCTTGGCAGCCTGACTCAAGGAGCACCAGGCATTCCCTGATTGACGAGCAGTTCTCCCCATTAAGAAACTCCTACCAACTGTCTAAGAGATATCAACCTTCAAAAGTACTCCAAGATGAG CTTGAGCAGTGCAAGGAGCAACTAGGACAGTGGGAGGTGAGAGCAGTCGCCGCAGAAACAGAG GTAACTAGCCTTGGATTCCAAAAGGTTGCCATGGAGCTTGATATTGCCAAGTACAAGGAGCAGGTTGAGAACCTCACTCAAGAGCTCAACTCTGAGAAGGCTAAGAGTCACAAGAGTGGTGTGACAGTGTTAAAGAAGATAGCTCATATCAAAGGTGTCCTGACAAAACAAATGGACGAG CTTAATAAGAGTGAGAGGGAAGCCAGGCTGAGTCTGGAGAACGTCCAGCAATCTGTTGGTCTTTTCAAGAGTGGAG CTCTATCGAAAGAGGCATTCTTTTCTCAAGTGGAAACTATTTTTGATCTTATCAACAACAGAAAAAGTCGTCCCAAAAACGGAAAACTTCTCAAAACTGCACCAAGTTTCGATGAAACACTCAATGCGAGACTCTCTTCATTCCACCACATTGCACAAGCTGAATCAATCACTGAAGAAGCTCTTTTGTCACATGACGATCACGTGTCTGGCTCTCTCTCCCCACCACCCATACCCCCAAAGACCCCTATCACGGATGATGCACGCCAGCTGCAACACAAGAAACCTGTTCCACCACCCAGGAGGTTTCTATCACGATCCAGACAAGTTTCTTCACCTGGTACCTTAGGGGCACAACCTGAGATCGAGTCACATGACCTATTACTATCCAGACAAGCTTCGTCACCTGATACCTTTGGGGTACAGCCTGAAATCGAGTCACATGACCTATTACGATCCAGGCAAGTTTCTTCACCTGATACCTTTGGGGCAAGGCCTCGGAGTGAAACACCTGATCTTTCAGAGCAAGAGATGGTGTCAAGATTAGCTCGTCGTAGGGTCTCAAGTCGCGTCAACAGTCTCTACTCTCTCGCCCCACCTCCTGGCTCACCCCAAGACGTTCCAGGAGGCTTTGTGTTTCGAGCCAACATCGACTGGTCTTTATCTTCCGATTCAGAAGAGTTCGACTACGAGAATGTCATACCGCCATTAAATCCTAACCGAAGGCTGTCGACAGATATCACAGATGCGAGGAAACTAGATTCCCCCCCGTCAAGATTTGCAAAGCAGAATTCTAAACCGACTCTAGCCCAGAGCAACAGTGACTATGTATCCGTTTCACAAGAACCTTTGAGCCCTTCCAAGATACGCGAAGACGACAAATTAATCAAAAAGTCATCACCAATTATGACCAAGAGACCCATCTGGTTCAAAAGAGACAGTGTCACGAGCACCAGGACCACACCCGATCTCAAACGGGTCCCGAAAAATAACAAACTAAAGAGACGTTCGCGGTCCTTGGATGCAAGCATGCAGAGGAAGGTGTCTTGCCCCGTGGATCACTTCCGGGACCAAGCAGTGACGCTGTCCGATTCCGAGGACACCACGGGAGGTAGCGAGAGTTACCCAAAACCGTTTCATCATATTCGAATGAGAAAGAGGTTTATTAGCAGTCGTCCGACCACCAGCTCCAGCTCTCTGGGTTGTATCGATATGTTTACCACCTCTGCCGACTGGCATTGCTATGACGATGACTCGGAATCAGAAGACGTGTACTATATAAACCCTAATGAAGTGGCGAGTCGTTTTACACCAAAACAGAACACTCTAGACTCAGTGAGAATGGCAGACAGTACTTACCTGATGTTATCCGAATATGAGCTGGACAACATTGTTCGTAATTCTCCTCAGCGAAAAGTTAATGTCTCTGCACACTCACCTTCACCCCTTCCAATACCAATACCAAGTTCTGATAATCACATTTCCGAATTCAGAGACAAGAATCACCTTCAGACTGATAGTAGAGGAATGAGCGATGCCACTTCTGAGAGCGGTAATGATGATTCTGAGGAGAACGAAAATGGGAACATTTACGAGAATCTTGATAACGACAGAGGTTCACCCATTTTTGACAACCACAATCATACCCCTATTGCATTTTCATCGAAAATGAGTACTGACGACATTTATGCTCAGATTGACGAAATCCGAGACAGCGTCAACTCGATTCCTGCCTACCTCTCCATCTCGAAACCCTCCTCAACCGAGAACGTTGCAGCTGTCGTAGCAGAGCGTCAAAGGTTTGACACCAGTGATATGGCTAAGGATGATGGATATGCTCGAGTGGGGGTGGGCCGTAACGATCAAGCCCCGTTACTACCTCCAAGACCCCCCAACTTCACCAGATTGAGGCCCAGGAACCATGCCAGGACTGTGCCAGGG ATTGGCTCTCTGCCGAGATACACGACACTTGGTGGG AGTGAGAAAGAGGTTCAACTAGTCCCTATAGGCCAGAGCAGTTTGTGGCAAAGTAGCGAATCCCTCGATACCGTACCCCCTTCTCCTCCTGGCCCCACCCCTCGTCCCGACTCCGCTTCTCGTAACCCCCAACCAAAGACTTTCCCTCGCAAGTCCATGCAACATTTTCCTGCCACTCCAAACCTCCACTCATCAGAGGAGAGACCTCTGTCCGAGCTTCCCTCATACAACAGTTCATCATCTTCACCTCCCCTCTCTGTAATGGCTGCGTCCCTGAGGAAGGTGTCTGTAGCTCCCAAGAAACACTCCACCCTTCCCTCTGCCACTGTACAAAAGGCCACTCCTCCCACAGCCACACCA GTTCCTCTGGAGAAGTCTGGCTACTTGACACTCCACGATGGCAAGCAAAAGTCCAAGAAGAAGACCAGCAAATGGTTTGTGCTCCAGGGGACAGAGCTCAAGTACTATGCCAGCAAAGATAGGAAAGAGAAAGAGGCGCGACGCAAGACTTCCAATAACAACACTATTAATCTAGAcaagtgctgcaagctgtccACTAGCGATAGTAGGACAGGGTTTCAGTTGGACATCTGTGGCAAGGCATACCGATTCTCTGCAGCTGACGAAGTGGAGTGCGAGGAGTGGTTGAGAG TGATCACGGCAGCAATGCAAGGGGTGAGGCCATGCTCTAACTCACCTGACGAGGAGGCTCAGAAGAGGTCACTGTCCGGATGGGCACGAATG AATGGAAACTCGCAGAAAGTGTGGTGTTTTCTTGAGGGCTGTTTACTTGTTGTCACCCCAGAGCCTGGAGCGGAG CCGATTCGTCGTCTCGACATTGAGCATTGCTCGGTGAAGAGTAAGAGGGACAGTATCATGTTGGACACGTCTGTTTCCAGCCTGAGTCAAAGCATGAGTCTCGTGCTCAATATACGACACGAGGAGACACAAGAGGTCACATTGTTGCAGCCCATCAAGCCCGGGAAAATC GAGGAGTGGTGCTACATCCTCAACTCCCTCCGTTGTGATGACGTCGGTCCGCAGCTCACACGAACGGAACAGTTCCTCTCAGAGATCATGAAGGAGAATCCAATCAGTCATCTCGATCACCCGAAATGGGGAAACCCGATTTTCAAAGTGGCTGCCAATCCCATGCACGATTCTCTTATCTCCATGCCAACGACAAAGCTCAAAGAGCACGCTAGGAGTCTGTTTCGAGACCTGCAACATTTTATGAACAAAACAATTGATCTTACAAATCTGGAATTCCACATGTCCCTTGCGCAGAAGATAATTGGACACTGTCTTTCTCACTCCCATCTTCAGAACGAGGTCTACTGTCAACTGCTGAGACAGATGGCTGGACACACCACGCCCACTGCCACACCTGTACTGCAG GGTTGGCTCCTCCTCTTCATGCTCATCCCAATGTACCTTCCCTCGAGGAAGCTTATCTCGTGGTACCTGACCATCTTCTTGGAACAATCCGTCTCTTCAAAGAGCCCCGTTATCTGTGAGCTAGCCAGGAACTGCCAGAACAGAGCCAAGCAATGTTCAACTAGTTGTTTCAGACAGTGTACTCCAACTTACTTTGAGTTGAAGACTCTCTTTGAGGAGTTCTCTATCTCTCCCTTCGAGCCCCCCACTGGCTCCATGGAAACCGACGTCACTCTCTCAGATGGCTCTGTCCAT AGTGTTGTGTTCTCTACCATGACGACCGTGTCAGAGCTCGTTTCAGAACTCACAGAGAGATTGGGGCTACCCGACTCTTTGGACACGGGGTTTGCACTCATGTGTGACTGGCCGGGGGTCAGTGATGGCCTCCTTTGTTGTCCTTTTGCCGAGAGCAAGGTCTGTGATGTCGTCTCAATGTGGACACTCTCAATAGAGGAGCTCAATCGAAATTCATACATGGCCATCTCTGAGCAGAGGAGCATCACCTTCTTGTATAAGAGGAG ACTTGCGTTCCAGGATCGTCAAGGTGATGAATCAGGATTTGAGTGCATTCTCCTCGCCCACCAAATCAGCAACAATGTGCTCACAGGGGTTCACCCAGTGCCTCCCAAAGATGCCGTTCAATTGTCGGCCATAATGGCACAGCTTGAATACGGTAATTGCAAATCTGTGGCCACGGGTGAGCTAGAGACAGTTGCCAGGGAGGCTGTCGAGCGGTTCAGCCCTTGGAGCCACACTTTCATGGCTTTGGAGCACGAATGGCTACGCCTGCAAACCGAGCTGACTGAGAAATGGCGCGGACTTGCTGGAAAGAGTCGTGAAGAGTGTGCCCGTTTGTATTTGAGTATTGCTCAGGCTTGGTCATTGTGTGGGGCAATTGTTTTCAAGGCGGAGCAACATAATGGACAGAGCACCCCCCACCAACACTTGTTTCTGGCCATTCATGAAGGCGGGGTCTCCCTTCTCAAGCATAAAACAATGGACGTACTCAAGTCTTACAGCTATAACGAGATTTCCACTTTCGGGGGCTACGGAGAGGAAGATTTTATGCTCGTGGTTACCCCCAGAGACGACCCAGACAACGTGACGAGCGTGACGACCAGAGGAGAAAAGTTGCTGCTCTCCATGGACAAGATTCAAATCTGTGAAGCCACGTTTCTGATGGCTTCTTATATCGAGAGTCTGAAAGGAAGTACCGAACATTTGTAA
- the LOC135348894 gene encoding DNA repair protein RAD51 homolog 2-like, with protein MSLKRLTRVKCVPQKDIEALQQHGVYTSKDFLSKSPLELMTVLGYSYSQLQALIITISKASAPHGQNALSLYEGGKKCVPTSLHRLDSLLRGGLPSGMITEISGPPGCGKTQFCVTVAVVTALSAGQNVAYIDTEGAFSAERLVEIAKYRHPNSSSSEHLLALASRVHVFTEMTCDILLERLAQLEEIIVDKKIRLVIVDSIASLVRKEFNTSSKKGVADRAALLNTQAARLKYVAESFKIPILVTNQITTKVSHDQEEDSIVTVALGNSWSHAVNTRLLMQYREGNMRTVTVSKSPLCDMISFVVSIENEGLILDNDKTDKLVTDEEKKDPQRISLAVHSTMNPHTLSSRV; from the exons atgtcattgaaGAGGTTGACCAGAGTCAAATGTGTACCCCAAAAAGACATAGAAGCTCTTCAACAACATGGTGTTTACACTAGCAAG GATTTCTTGAGCAAGTCTCCTCTTGAGTTGATGACCGTGCTTGGCTACTCTTACTCTCAACTACAAGCGCTGATTATAACGATATCTAAGGCTTCAGCTCCTCACGGACAAAAT GCACTCTCGCTGTATGAAGGGGGTAAAAAGTGTGTACCCACGTCCCTGCACAGATTAGACTCCCTGCTCAGAGGAGGTCTCCCCTCTGGGATGATCACTGAG ATCAGTGGACCCCCCGGCTGTGGCAAGACCCAATTCTGTGTGACTGTTGCTGTGGTGACTGCCTTGTCCGCTGGACAGAATGTGGCATACATTGACACTGAAGGAGCATTCAGTGCTGAGAG gttGGTAGAGATAGCCAAGTATCGACACCCCAACTCTTCCTCGTCCGAGCACTTGCTTGCCTTGGCCTCAAGAGTGCACGTCTTTACTGAGATGACCTGCGACATTCTTTTAGAGAGACTGGCACAACTGGAGGAGATAATAGTCGACAAGAAGATCAGGCTAGTGATAGTGGACTCGATTGCGTCACTGGTGAGGAAGGAATTTAATACCTCTTCAAAGAAAGGAGTGGCCGACAGAGCTGCTCTTCTGAACACACAAGCAGCAAGACTAAA GTACGTCGCAGAGTCGTTTAAGATCCCAATCCTCGTGACCAATCAAATTACTACAAAGGTGTCACATGATCAAGAGGAGGACAGTATCGTGACTGTGGCATTGGGAAACTCGTGGTCACATGCTGTGAACACAAGACTACTCATGCAGTACAGGGAGGGAAACATGAGAACG GTGACTGTCTCCAAAAGCCCCCTTTGTGATATGATAAGCTTCGTTGTATCGATTGAGAATGAAGGCCTAATACTGGATAATGACAAAACAG ACAAGTTAGTCACCGATGAAGAGAAAAAAGACCCACAACGGATATCACTTGCAGTCCACTCGACAAtgaacccacacacactgtccagTCGTGTATAA
- the LOC135348783 gene encoding dynein regulatory complex subunit 7-like, which translates to MESLISELDKIKVEAPSITLPSDNEVPDSYSLNGVKEKVLLAYAGNFQRQFTQLYGDRKPLLLNPINECGIEKFLCTTIRPTYLPYKELYEYDSCAEFVADYLLYEPLKTPTELPERVVSSTLVLKNQQGNCFEYANLMTSLLIGVGYDAYCVCGYATQDITLLNQLRKTCPLTVKDQIKEAVDENKKKVGYIVKPPRDLNSQFERRLENKEKAKIEEQEREKREKEETRIAEAEAPPPDSCYGLRIHCWVLVLSGMRGVAQSFFIEPTTGEDHPLDWDQYLGIETLWNHKNYWVNMQDCSQGVQGLRYDLGDATLWEFFFPCLEKPLLIVPGEQPQLEDYDKEEEDEDDLKEDFQLPPSWVQPIEISPKDLETRCPRGSKQVLYYRAKLEKFAEYLNQDGLVSRITSYDDTGRSRKNQVQCQFQHRMDCLESRVESTKIGEVTESFAPGRSRALKEHIHYESNPLRAANRTMLFHSYARVDCLFKREFTATEMIEHFKERPDFLHYRHTTYHKVPKSRSLDAALNKDTSQKPILKIVERFRHNHSIPPNSDVAERVFLLDENKIRVSYHLEKDRITPSTREYIIPQVTGDQGYNMHFDPDMTTAFQVDPYASDPKNRHLFQHLERLILAQEESIARIRESEKETQTILNVRMQEELHTSLSISVYDVARNEAARTHRRELELKLAEEERIRKEKEKDYLAPFAARIGDPPTFNRQQMEDVSQDCLKDLRTRLVDMANIIQHRFEAETEELSKRQIWYKSKLGSLTKEEEKDYIDFCNDAMFRIHILEQRLNRHKITAPQKYRDLENRLRNDPRLQLPH; encoded by the exons ATGGAGTCTTTGATCAGCGAATTGGACAAGATTAAAGTTGAAGCACCCTCCATAACTCTCCCTAG TGATAACGAGGTACCTGATTCCTACTCCTTGAATGGGGTCAAAGAAAAGGTTCTCCTGGCGTATGCCGGTAACTTCCAGAGACAGTTTACCCAGTTGTATGGGGACAGGAAACCACTGCTTCTGAATCCAATCAACGAGTGTGGAATAGAG AAGTTTCTGTGTACCACTATAAGGCCAACCTACCTGCCCTACAAAGAGCTGTATGAATATGATTCGTGTGCCGAATTTGTGGCCGACTACCTCCTTTATGAGCCCCTCAAGACGCCCACTGAGTTG ccagagagagtggtatCATCCACCCTAGTGCTCAAGAACCAACAAGGCAACTGCTTTGAGTACGCCAACCTCATGACCTCCCTTTTAATTGGGGTGGGCTATGATGCTTACTGTGTCTGTGGGTATGCCACTCAAGACATCACTCTCCTTAACCAGCTCAGGAAAACTTGTCCTCTCACAGTCAAAGACCAG ATTAAAGAAGCTGTCGATGAAAACAAGAAGAAAGTTGGTTATATCGTCAAACCTCCACGAGATCTTAACTCACAATTCGAGAGAAGACTGGAAAACAAAGAAAAAGCAAAAATCGAGGAACAAGAGAGAGAAAAACGGGAGAAAGAAGAGACCAGAATAGCTGAAGCtgaagcccctccccctgatAGCTGCTATGGTCTGAGGATCCATTGTTGGGTGCTGGTACTGTCGGGTATGAGAGGGGTGGCCCAGAGCTTCTTCATTGAGCCCACTACGGGAGAGGACCACCCTCTCGACTGGGACCAGTACCTCGGCATTGAGACACTCTGGAACCACAAGAACTATTGGGTTAACATGCAGGACTGCTCACAGGGAGTGCAG GGCCTGAGATATGACCTTGGAGATGCCACACTGTGGGAGTTCTTCTTCCCCTGCCTGGAGAAGCCATTGCTGATAGTGCCGGGAGAGCAGCCACAACTGGAGGACTATGACAAGGAGGAGGAG GATGAGGATGACTTGAAGGAAGATTTTCAGCTTCCTCCGTCCTGGGTTCAACCCATCGAGATATCACCAAAAG ACCTTGAGACCAGATGCCCTCGAGGCAGCAAGCAGGTGCTCTACTATCGAGCCAAGCTGGAGAAGTTTGCCGAATATCTGAATCAAGACGGGCTGGTTTCCAGAATAACTTCCTATGATGATACTGGAC GCTCTCGTAAGAACCAAGTCCAGTGCCAGTTCCAGCACCGGATGGACTGTCTGGAGAGTAGGGTGGAGAGCACCAAGATAGGAGAGGTGACAGAGAGCTTTGCTCCCGGAAGATCCAGGGCACTAAAAG AGCACATCCACTATGAGAGCAATCCATTGAGGGCTGCCAACAGAACCATGCTCTTCCATTCATA TGCTCGTGTGGATTGCCTGTTTAAGAGAGAGTTCACAGCCACTGAGATGATCGAACACTTTAAAGAGCGTCCCGACTTTCTCCACTATCGACACACCACCTACCACAAGGTCCCAAAGTCACGTTCCTTGGACGCAGCCCTCAACAAAGACACGAGTCAAAAACCAATCTTGAAGATTGTAGAGCGATTCCGCCACAATCATAGCATCCCTCCCAATAGTGATGTGGCAGAGAGAGTGTTTTTACTTGATGAGAACAAAATTCGTGTGTCGTACCATCTCGAGAAGGACCGCATCACACCCTCCACAAGGGAATACATCATTCCTCAAGTCACTGGGGACCAGGGCTATAATATGCATTTCGATCCTGACATGACTACAGCTTTTCAG GTCGACCCTTATGCCAGTGACCCCAAGAACAGACATTTGTTCCAGCACCTGGAGAGGCTTATACTAGCTCAGGAGGAGAGCATTGCACGGATCCGAGAGTCAGAGAAAGAG ACCCAAACCATCCTAAACGTCCGGATGCAGGAAGAGCTGCACACTTCTCTCTCTATCTCAGTCTATGATGTGGCCCGCAACGAGGCAGCTCGCACTCATCGACGAGAATTGGAGCTCAAACTAGCCGAGGAGGAGAGGATTCGTAAGGAAAAGGAGAAGGATTATCTGGCGCCATTTGCTGCCAGGATAGGGGATCCCCCCACCTTCAATAGGCAGCAGATGGAAGACGTCTCTCAG GACTGTCTCAAAGACTTGCGAACACGTCTTGTGGACATGGCCAACATCATTCAGCATCGGTTTGAGGCAGAGACAGAGGAGCTTTCAAAGAGGCAGATCTGGTATAAGTCCAAGCTGGGCTCCCTCACCAAAGAGGAGGAAAAAGACTACATCGATTTCTGCAATGATGCCATGTTCAGAATACACATCCTCGAGCAGAGATTAAACAG ACACAAGATCACTGCTCCCCAAAAGTACAGAGATCTGGAGAACAGACTGAGAAACGATCCCAGGCTCCAACTACCTCATTGA
- the LOC135348823 gene encoding inactive rhomboid protein 1-like, whose translation MATDLRESQESVPPSAPPMQWRGRPASYNEEPPRYQSLSVDDSDHHRGPEAPTPRDRRNTLNRSLAFAGASIGHFFGVHDDPTTRGHRRTGTFRQVNYSPVPYVEGGTQDPPPPPPPQRQQSLITSTLNRMRRIREPTRDEVMGSLPKFWPVTTILIALLEIGLLIAVIVLFGLAPIAFVPTTVSDTIVGFNNLSEYQTREIVPNFFIGPSSSSLVHSGAMYTPCIRDNRDFQLLVARTSYEESKLRCCKSGSLEQCGMLPQDICIGKYSGSVLGGASRCRAELNSTSDCNGGVVLHPCCVGILGECSITTEANCTFQEGYWHKDKLLCSEVDCFADTCRFDWINRTINEIPDQGLRFVSAIFLNHGVVTLVIVGFIKLYNSWMIERRIGFLRFICIYFTSGVGGFLLSGIFDPTSVSVGGSGPLFGLIGVLLVELLQSWKWVKKPCVELIKMLVLIVLLLAIGTLPYVDNFSQIGGFIFGVLASFIFVPYITLGKWDRAIKLCLILTSLPIVITLFLFGFVIFYFNTELNFCPACSYINCIPYTPTFCSEFISNILSFIPIQ comes from the exons ATGGCCACTGATTTAAGGGAAAGTCAAGAGTCTGTTCCTCCTTCTGCTCCCCCTATGCAATGGAGAGGACGACCAGCTAGTTATAATGAAGAGCCACCAAGGTATCAATCTCTCTCTGTGGACGACTCAGATCATCACAGGGGTCCTGAGGCACCTACACCAAGAGATAGGAGAAACACTCTCAACAGGTCGCTAGCATTTGCAG GAGCTTCAATTGGACATTTTTTCGGTGTTCACGATGACCCCACCACCAGAGGCCATAGACGCACAGGTACTTTCAGACAAGTTAACTACTCACCTGTACCCTATGTGGAAGGAGGAACACAAGATCCACCGCCACCGCCACCACCACAAAGACAGCAGTCACTTATTACTTCAACACTGAATAGAATGCGAAGAATAAGGGAGCCAACTAGAGATGAGGTAATGGGCAGCCTACCAAAGTTTTGGCCTGTAACAACCATCCTTATCGCATTGCTTGAGATTGGGCTGCTAATTGCGGTAATAGTATTGTTTGGCCTTGCACCGATTGCTTTTGTGCCAACTACTGTCAGTGACACCATTGTGGGTTTTAACAATCTGTCCGAATATCAGACAAGGGAAATTGTGCCAAACTTCTTTATTGGACCATCAAGCTCTTCTCTTGTTCACTCTGGAGCAATGTACACACCA TGTATTAGGGACAATAGAGATTTTCAGCTGCTGGTAGCTAGGACAAGCTATGAAGAGAGTAAGTTGAGATGCTGTAAATCTGGTAGTCTCGAGCAGTGTGGCATGCTACCACAGGACAT TTGCATAGGCAAATACAGTGGCAGTGTGTTGGGTGGAGCTAGTCGATGTCGAGCAGAACTGAACAGTACAAGTGACTGCAATGGAGGGGTGGTTCTTCATCCATGCTGTGTGGGTATTCTTGGAGAGTGTTCTATCACGACAGAAGCAAACTGCACCTTTCAAGAAGGCTATTGGCACAAAGACAAACTTCTATGCAGCGAAGTGGACTGCTTTGCTGATACGTGTAGATTTGACTGGATTAATCGTACCATCAATGAAATCCCTGATCAAGGACTGAGGTTCGTCTCAGCCATCTTTCTCAATCATGGTGTTGTGACCTTGGTGATTGTGGGGTTTATCAAATTATACAACAGTTGGATGATTGAACGAAGAATTGG GTTTTTGAGGTTCATTTGCATCTATTTTACATCGGGTGTTGGAGGATTTTTGCTGAGTGGAATATTTGACCCCACAAGTGTTTCT GTTGGAGGATCTGGTCCCCTCTTTGGTCTTATTGGAGTGTTACTTGTTGAGCTCCTCCAGAGTTGGAAGTGGGTGAAAAAGCCGTGCGTTGAGTTGATTAAAATGTTGGTGCTCATCGTCTTACTCTTGG CTATTGGGACTCTCCCCTACGTGGACAACTTCTCCCAAATTGGAGGGTTCATTTTTGGAGTACTGGCCTCGTTTATTTTTGTGCCGTACATCACTTTGGGCAAGTGGGACAGAGCCATCAAGTTATGCCTCATACTGACTTCTCTTCCGATTGTTATAACATTGTTTCTATTTGGTTTTGTGATATTCTATTTTAACACTGAACTAAACTTTTGTCCAGCATGTAGCTACATCAATTGTATTCCATACACCCCAACTTTTTGCAGTGAGTTCATTAGTAATATATTGTCTTTTATTCCCATACAATAA